A stretch of Saccharothrix texasensis DNA encodes these proteins:
- the paaC gene encoding 1,2-phenylacetyl-CoA epoxidase subunit PaaC codes for MSFDNAYEALIDGHEDAHWAFGTGFAEPLAGVDREVPDVDRADLTAYCLMLGDDALVMSQRLAEWCSRAPELEEDVALANIALDLLGQSRMLLTRAGEVEGAGRDEDALAYLRDERDFRNVHLAEIECGPYAGGDFATTVARLLVFSSWKLAQYSRLRGSADPVLAAVAAKGLKELAYHRDHAAQWVVRLGDGTEESHRRMRAGLARVWPFLAELFTAHAVELRLAGVAVDPAELRSEVDGVLDAVLAAAGLTRPEDVPAARVNGLAGRDGVHTEAFGYLLAEMQHLHRSLPGASW; via the coding sequence ATGAGCTTCGACAACGCCTACGAAGCCCTGATCGACGGCCACGAGGACGCGCACTGGGCGTTCGGCACCGGGTTCGCCGAGCCGTTGGCCGGGGTGGACCGCGAGGTGCCCGACGTCGACCGCGCCGACCTGACCGCCTACTGCCTGATGCTCGGCGACGACGCGCTGGTGATGTCGCAGCGGCTGGCCGAGTGGTGCTCCCGCGCGCCGGAGCTGGAGGAGGACGTCGCGCTGGCCAACATCGCGCTGGACCTGCTCGGCCAGTCCCGGATGCTGCTGACCAGGGCGGGCGAGGTCGAGGGCGCGGGGCGGGACGAGGACGCGCTGGCGTACCTGCGCGACGAGCGCGACTTCCGCAACGTGCACCTGGCCGAGATCGAGTGCGGGCCGTACGCGGGCGGCGACTTCGCCACCACCGTGGCGCGGCTGCTGGTGTTCTCGTCGTGGAAGCTCGCCCAGTACTCGCGGCTGCGCGGCAGCGCGGACCCGGTGCTGGCGGCCGTGGCGGCGAAGGGCCTGAAGGAGCTGGCCTACCACCGCGACCACGCCGCCCAGTGGGTCGTGCGGCTCGGCGACGGCACCGAGGAGTCGCACCGGCGGATGCGGGCGGGCCTGGCGCGGGTGTGGCCGTTCCTGGCCGAGCTGTTCACCGCGCACGCCGTGGAGCTGCGGTTGGCCGGTGTCGCGGTCGACCCGGCCGAGCTGCGGTCCGAAGTGGACGGTGTGCTGGACGCGGTGCTCGCGGCGGCGGGGCTGACGCGGCCCGAGGACGTGCCGGCGGCGCGGGTCAACGGGCTGGCGGGGCGCGACGGCGTGCACACCGAGGCGTTCGGCTACCTGCTGGCCGAGATGCAGCACCTGCACCGGTCGTTGCCGGGTGCGTCGTGGTAG
- a CDS encoding DUF3592 domain-containing protein, giving the protein MDSSLRSGAEAALDSSVVVDDAVRTGARPKVRLLVSRALGLLGAVVTLIGVILLAACWRDDLMIEERLGKATAEVVSVSFQRTVVRFATPDGAVHSPSQGLLYPAGLEPGQLVRIEYDTADPEVARVAGRTAVLALLPIGTFLLAVWAVLAPLLWWVRRRW; this is encoded by the coding sequence ATGGACTCATCGCTGAGATCCGGCGCGGAGGCCGCCCTAGACTCCTCAGTTGTGGTGGACGACGCAGTGCGAACAGGCGCCCGCCCCAAGGTCCGGCTCCTGGTCAGCCGCGCGTTGGGGCTGCTGGGCGCGGTGGTGACGTTGATCGGGGTGATCCTGCTCGCGGCGTGCTGGCGCGACGACCTGATGATCGAGGAGCGGCTGGGCAAGGCGACCGCCGAGGTGGTGTCCGTCTCGTTCCAGCGCACCGTGGTGCGCTTCGCCACACCGGACGGCGCGGTGCACAGCCCGTCGCAGGGCCTGCTGTACCCGGCGGGGCTCGAGCCCGGCCAGTTGGTGCGCATCGAGTACGACACGGCCGACCCCGAGGTGGCGCGGGTCGCCGGGCGCACGGCCGTGCTCGCGCTGCTGCCGATCGGCACGTTCCTGCTCGCCGTGTGGGCGGTGCTGGCGCCGCTGCTCTGGTGGGTGCGCCGCCGCTGGTGA
- a CDS encoding glycosyltransferase family 4 protein encodes MRVAIVTESFLPRVNGVTNSVLRILDHLGARGHQALVVAPGAGEDHHLGTPVVRVPAVDLPGLSSLPVGVPTRKVLTALADFRPDVVHLASPFVMGARGLSAARRLGVPTVAVYQTDVAGFAGHYGLGLTANAAWRWTRRLHARADRTLAPSTWAADALREHGVPRVHRWGRGVDVELFHPSRRDDAWRASLAPRGELLVGYVGRLSPEKRVDRLAALADLPGVRLVVVGEGPEEARLRHDLPGAAFLGFKSGADLATAYASLDVFVHTGPHETFCQAVQEALASGVPVVAPDAGGPRDLVRPGTGYLFADDAQLRRAVLELGDPPRRRRYGQAARRSVRGRTWSAVCDELLGHYAAVLDVPERCTA; translated from the coding sequence GTGCGCGTAGCGATCGTCACCGAGAGCTTCCTGCCCCGGGTCAACGGGGTCACCAACTCGGTGCTGCGGATACTCGACCACCTCGGAGCGCGCGGCCACCAGGCGTTGGTGGTGGCGCCCGGCGCGGGCGAGGACCACCACCTCGGCACGCCGGTCGTGCGCGTCCCGGCGGTGGACCTGCCGGGGCTCAGCTCGCTGCCCGTCGGGGTGCCCACGCGCAAGGTCCTGACCGCGTTGGCCGACTTCCGGCCGGACGTCGTGCACCTGGCGAGCCCGTTCGTGATGGGCGCGCGGGGCCTGTCCGCCGCACGCAGGCTGGGCGTCCCGACCGTCGCGGTCTACCAGACCGACGTCGCCGGGTTCGCCGGCCACTACGGCCTCGGCCTCACCGCCAACGCCGCCTGGCGGTGGACGCGCCGGCTGCACGCGCGGGCCGACCGCACGCTCGCGCCGTCGACGTGGGCCGCGGACGCGCTCCGGGAGCACGGCGTGCCGCGCGTGCACCGGTGGGGACGCGGCGTGGACGTCGAGCTGTTCCACCCGTCCCGGCGGGACGACGCGTGGCGGGCCTCGCTGGCGCCGCGCGGCGAACTGCTCGTCGGGTACGTCGGCAGGCTCTCGCCGGAGAAGCGGGTGGACCGGCTCGCCGCGCTCGCCGACCTGCCCGGCGTGCGGCTGGTGGTGGTCGGCGAGGGGCCGGAGGAGGCGCGGTTGCGGCACGACCTGCCGGGTGCGGCGTTCCTCGGGTTCAAGAGCGGCGCCGACCTGGCCACCGCGTACGCGAGCCTGGACGTGTTCGTGCACACGGGCCCGCACGAGACGTTCTGCCAGGCCGTGCAGGAGGCGTTGGCCAGCGGTGTGCCGGTGGTCGCGCCGGACGCGGGCGGGCCGCGTGACCTGGTGCGACCCGGCACCGGCTACCTCTTCGCCGACGACGCGCAGCTCAGGCGGGCCGTGCTGGAGCTGGGCGACCCGCCGCGCCGCCGCCGGTACGGGCAGGCCGCCCGGCGGTCGGTGCGCGGGCGCACGTGGTCGGCCGTGTGCGACGAGCTGCTCGGCCACTACGCGGCCGTGCTGGACGTGCCGGAGCGCTGCACCGCATGA
- the paaE gene encoding 1,2-phenylacetyl-CoA epoxidase subunit PaaE codes for MARPVFHKLTVSSVERLCSDAVAVTFDVPAPLAADFAFAPGQYLTLRDGDERRSYSICAPAGGPLRIGVRRVDGGRFSTLLVDRLQRGDVLEVLPPLGGFTPSGGAHHGLVVAGSGITPALSIAASVLAGGARVTMLYGNRRADTVMFADELADLKDRYPARFQLVHVLSREPRDVELFSGRLDAAKLRALFSTVVPWADVDAWWLCGPYGMVRDAQDVLGSLGVPPAAVHHELFYVDEPPPPPRRAETSAAVTASATVILDGRSTEVPLPADVPILDAAQRVRADLPFACKGGVCGTCRALVVSGEVEMRRNYALEPREVAAGFVLTCQSVAVTPAVTVDYDA; via the coding sequence ATGGCGCGGCCGGTGTTCCACAAGCTGACCGTCTCGTCGGTCGAGCGGTTGTGCTCGGACGCGGTCGCGGTGACGTTCGACGTGCCCGCCCCGCTGGCCGCGGACTTCGCGTTCGCGCCGGGGCAGTACCTGACCCTGCGCGACGGCGACGAGCGGCGGTCCTACTCGATCTGCGCGCCCGCCGGCGGTCCGCTGCGGATCGGGGTGCGGCGGGTGGACGGCGGGCGGTTCTCCACGCTGCTGGTGGACCGGCTCCAGCGCGGCGACGTGCTGGAGGTGCTGCCGCCGCTGGGTGGCTTCACGCCGTCCGGCGGGGCGCACCACGGCCTGGTGGTCGCCGGGTCGGGCATCACGCCCGCGCTGTCGATCGCGGCGTCGGTGCTGGCCGGCGGGGCCCGGGTGACGATGCTGTACGGGAACCGGCGTGCCGACACGGTGATGTTCGCCGACGAGCTGGCGGACCTGAAGGACCGCTACCCGGCGCGGTTCCAGCTGGTGCACGTGCTGTCGCGGGAGCCCCGCGACGTCGAGCTGTTCAGCGGGCGGTTGGACGCGGCGAAGCTGCGGGCGTTGTTCTCGACGGTCGTGCCGTGGGCGGATGTCGACGCGTGGTGGCTGTGCGGGCCGTACGGGATGGTGCGGGACGCGCAGGACGTGCTGGGGTCCCTGGGCGTCCCGCCGGCCGCCGTGCACCACGAGCTGTTCTACGTCGACGAGCCGCCGCCCCCGCCGCGCCGTGCCGAGACGTCCGCCGCGGTCACCGCTTCGGCCACCGTGATCCTGGACGGGCGGAGCACCGAGGTGCCGCTGCCGGCGGACGTGCCGATCCTCGACGCGGCCCAGCGGGTGCGCGCCGACCTGCCGTTCGCGTGCAAGGGCGGTGTGTGCGGGACGTGCCGCGCGCTGGTCGTGTCCGGTGAGGTGGAGATGCGGCGGAACTACGCGCTGGAGCCGCGCGAGGTGGCGGCCGGTTTCGTGCTGACCTGCCAGTCGGTCGCCGTGACTCCGGCCGTTACCGTGGATTACGACGCCTGA
- a CDS encoding CU044_5270 family protein, whose protein sequence is MRELDDALDRLHHDVRTAEVPLDAVRARVLAAAAASSAPKRARHARWLAPVAVAAAAALITGVVVLDDGAGQQPAVAGTSSGAPAGTTPPAVELLSAREYLTRAADAITAVDQPLAAGQYRYIAAHEWNRRGVMIGTSVDEPAAAPSGYAYLVESRTETWIPQDVTREWLNRRTPLAGAKWLGGTVPQSEAPLPEPDVTAKGERRGACGDFFPGSLPEKVCGDPADWDNPDFYAPLPRDPRALLQWLRDLTAQRGGTPAAVFHFGVQLLHTGLVPADLRASLYRALALLDGVTVADGRANLDGRVGVAVTIEDVHERRELIVDPATGDFIGERTVAGPQPHEPYIEPGTVTGYSAITTKVVGGLGETG, encoded by the coding sequence ATGCGTGAACTCGACGACGCCCTCGACCGCCTGCACCACGACGTCCGCACCGCCGAGGTGCCGCTGGACGCCGTGCGCGCCCGCGTCCTGGCCGCCGCGGCGGCGTCCTCGGCCCCGAAGCGCGCGCGCCACGCCCGGTGGCTCGCGCCCGTCGCCGTCGCCGCGGCGGCGGCCCTGATCACGGGTGTGGTCGTGCTCGACGACGGGGCCGGGCAGCAGCCGGCCGTGGCCGGCACGTCCTCCGGGGCGCCTGCCGGCACGACGCCGCCGGCCGTCGAGCTGCTGTCCGCGCGGGAGTACCTGACGCGGGCGGCCGACGCGATCACGGCTGTCGACCAGCCGTTGGCGGCCGGCCAGTACCGCTACATCGCGGCGCACGAGTGGAACAGGCGCGGCGTGATGATCGGGACGTCGGTCGACGAGCCGGCCGCCGCGCCCTCCGGCTACGCGTACCTGGTCGAATCGCGCACCGAGACGTGGATCCCGCAGGACGTGACCCGGGAGTGGCTGAACCGGCGCACGCCGCTGGCGGGCGCGAAGTGGCTCGGCGGCACCGTGCCGCAATCCGAGGCGCCGCTGCCCGAGCCCGACGTGACCGCGAAGGGCGAGCGCCGGGGCGCGTGCGGCGACTTCTTCCCCGGGTCCCTGCCGGAGAAGGTGTGCGGCGACCCGGCCGACTGGGACAACCCGGACTTCTACGCGCCGCTCCCCCGCGACCCGCGGGCCCTGCTCCAGTGGCTGCGCGACCTCACGGCGCAGCGCGGCGGCACGCCGGCCGCGGTGTTCCACTTCGGCGTGCAGCTCCTGCACACCGGTCTCGTGCCCGCCGACCTGCGCGCCTCGCTCTACCGGGCGCTCGCGCTGCTCGACGGCGTCACGGTGGCCGACGGCAGGGCGAACCTCGACGGCCGGGTCGGCGTCGCCGTCACCATCGAGGACGTGCACGAGCGGCGCGAGCTGATCGTGGACCCCGCCACCGGCGACTTCATCGGCGAGCGCACCGTCGCCGGCCCGCAGCCCCACGAGCCGTACATCGAGCCGGGCACCGTCACCGGCTACAGCGCCATCACCACGAAGGTCGTCGGCGGGCTCGGCGAGACCGGCTGA
- a CDS encoding M1 family metallopeptidase, translated as MSLRAKLTLGTATAASLLLLAGTATAAQPGAPGIGDPYYPNAGNGGYDVSHYDIRLNYQPADDTLSGTTTILAKTTQDLSRFNLDFLLKVSSVRVNNKVAAFSQSGGELVVDPRGTLREGSNVTVVVTYADVPSTHAVDGYTSWKRTPDGALAIDQPDIAPWWFPSNNHPTDKARFDISVAVPTGVEVLSGGLFGGTTQQINGWTRWRYRSLEPQATYLAFIAIGQFEIRQSTAPNGQPVLNAYSERLGADHGASVASIERTPEVTEFLEGHFGPYPFEAQGGVVAPGIGFALENQTRPTYDAGFFRRGSNTYVVTHEMAHQWFGDSVSVHGWKDIWLNEGFASYAEWLWSEHVGEGTVQENADFVYASYPADDGFWQVLPGDPGAANQFHGAVYDRGALTVHALRAEIGDEAFFRLLQEWPAAKRNGDATTDEFIAFAEALSGKQLDELFRTWLFTPVKPAVAPGSGGFAARAAAAAEPKSYQKIRETHELLAGHRH; from the coding sequence ATGTCCCTGAGAGCGAAGCTGACCCTCGGTACCGCCACCGCGGCGTCCCTGCTCCTGCTCGCCGGCACGGCGACGGCGGCCCAACCGGGAGCACCTGGCATCGGCGACCCGTACTACCCGAATGCGGGAAACGGCGGGTACGACGTCTCCCATTACGACATCAGGCTCAACTACCAGCCGGCCGACGACACCCTGTCCGGCACCACGACGATCCTGGCCAAGACCACCCAGGACCTGAGCCGGTTCAACCTCGACTTCCTGCTGAAGGTCAGTTCGGTCCGGGTGAACAACAAGGTCGCCGCGTTCTCCCAGTCCGGCGGTGAGCTCGTGGTCGACCCGCGCGGCACGCTGCGCGAGGGCTCCAACGTGACGGTCGTCGTCACGTACGCCGACGTGCCCTCGACGCACGCCGTGGACGGCTACACGTCGTGGAAGCGGACGCCGGACGGCGCGCTGGCGATCGACCAGCCCGACATCGCGCCGTGGTGGTTCCCGAGCAACAACCACCCGACCGACAAGGCCAGGTTCGACATCTCGGTGGCCGTGCCCACCGGCGTCGAGGTGCTCTCCGGCGGTCTGTTCGGCGGCACGACCCAGCAGATCAACGGCTGGACCCGGTGGCGCTACCGCAGCCTGGAGCCGCAGGCCACGTACCTGGCGTTCATCGCCATCGGCCAGTTCGAGATCCGCCAGTCGACCGCGCCGAACGGCCAGCCGGTGCTCAACGCCTACTCGGAGCGGCTGGGCGCGGACCACGGCGCCTCCGTCGCCAGCATCGAGCGCACGCCCGAGGTGACGGAGTTCCTGGAGGGCCACTTCGGGCCGTACCCGTTCGAGGCGCAGGGCGGCGTGGTCGCGCCGGGCATCGGCTTCGCGCTGGAGAACCAGACCCGCCCGACCTACGACGCCGGGTTCTTCCGCCGCGGCTCGAACACCTACGTCGTCACGCACGAGATGGCGCACCAGTGGTTCGGCGACTCGGTGTCCGTGCACGGCTGGAAGGACATCTGGCTGAACGAGGGCTTCGCCAGCTACGCCGAGTGGCTGTGGTCCGAGCACGTCGGCGAGGGCACCGTCCAGGAGAACGCCGACTTCGTCTACGCCTCCTACCCCGCCGACGACGGGTTCTGGCAGGTGCTGCCCGGTGACCCGGGCGCGGCGAACCAGTTCCACGGCGCGGTGTACGACCGGGGCGCGCTGACCGTGCACGCGCTGCGCGCCGAGATCGGCGACGAGGCGTTCTTCCGGCTGCTGCAGGAGTGGCCGGCCGCGAAGCGCAACGGCGACGCGACGACGGACGAGTTCATCGCCTTCGCCGAGGCGCTGTCCGGCAAGCAGCTCGACGAGCTGTTCCGGACCTGGCTGTTCACGCCGGTCAAGCCGGCCGTCGCGCCGGGTTCGGGCGGCTTCGCGGCGCGGGCGGCGGCCGCGGCCGAACCGAAGTCGTACCAGAAGATCCGGGAGACGCACGAGCTGCTCGCGGGTCATCGGCACTGA
- the paaD gene encoding 1,2-phenylacetyl-CoA epoxidase subunit PaaD, with protein MVAPAGTGAAVEVAARVRDPELPVLTLADLGVLRDVTESDGRVSVTITPTYSGCPAIDEMAADLRRSLLAAGYQAVDVRLSLSPAWTTDWISEDGLRKLREAGIAPPSRLGPRAVGPVPLNLTPPSQRVPCPRCGSARTSEVSRFGSTACKSLRRCADCAEPFEHVKEI; from the coding sequence GTGGTAGCCCCGGCCGGGACGGGCGCCGCGGTCGAGGTCGCCGCGCGCGTCCGGGACCCGGAGCTGCCGGTGCTGACGCTGGCCGACCTCGGCGTGCTGCGGGACGTGACCGAGTCGGACGGGCGGGTGTCGGTGACGATCACGCCCACCTACTCGGGGTGCCCGGCGATCGACGAGATGGCCGCGGACCTGCGCCGGTCGCTGCTGGCGGCCGGGTACCAGGCGGTGGACGTGCGGCTGTCGCTGTCGCCCGCGTGGACCACGGACTGGATCAGCGAGGACGGCCTGCGCAAGCTGCGGGAGGCGGGCATCGCGCCGCCGTCCCGGCTGGGGCCGCGCGCGGTCGGCCCGGTGCCGCTGAACCTGACGCCGCCGTCACAGCGGGTGCCGTGCCCGCGGTGCGGGTCGGCGCGGACCTCGGAGGTGTCCCGGTTCGGGTCGACGGCGTGCAAGTCGCTGCGCCGGTGCGCCGACTGCGCCGAGCCGTTCGAGCACGTGAAGGAGATCTGA
- a CDS encoding isochorismate synthase — translation MTSAPASRTRQRLRVHTRRVAGDDLLDRLPAPTGALSWVRDGTGLVGWGEAARFEVSGPDRFAAADRWWREFTDGLDVDDRLGVPGTGPVAFVSMAFSDRPGRSVLVVPEVVLGRRNGHSWLTTIGDVGKRRVEPVRRPSQVRYSDGQVSVTGYREAVRAAVERMRAGELEKVVLAHDLLAVADVDIDHRFVLEGLARRYPECWVYAVDGLIGATPELLLRRSGSVVDSRVLAGTTWPHDGMSDDELAAALLSSGKNRDEHEYAVASLVQTLRPFCETMSVEGPSVLRLPNVSHLSSDVIGTLSGTPSLLALGAALHPTAAVGGTPRADAIAMIAELEGMDRGRYAGPVGWIDGNGDGELGIALRCAQVDGRTARLFAGCGLVAESDPDSEVHEAHAKMLPFREALEGM, via the coding sequence GTGACCTCAGCTCCTGCCTCGCGGACCCGACAACGGCTGCGCGTGCACACCAGGCGCGTCGCGGGCGACGACCTGCTGGACAGGCTGCCCGCGCCGACCGGTGCGCTGAGCTGGGTGCGGGACGGAACCGGCCTGGTCGGATGGGGTGAGGCGGCCCGGTTCGAGGTGTCGGGGCCGGACCGGTTCGCCGCCGCCGACCGCTGGTGGCGCGAGTTCACCGACGGCCTCGACGTGGACGACCGGCTCGGCGTGCCCGGCACCGGCCCGGTGGCGTTCGTCAGCATGGCGTTCTCCGACCGCCCCGGCCGCTCGGTGCTCGTGGTGCCGGAGGTCGTGCTCGGCCGCCGCAACGGGCACAGCTGGCTGACCACGATCGGCGACGTCGGCAAGCGGCGGGTCGAGCCGGTGCGCAGGCCGTCCCAGGTGCGCTACAGCGACGGGCAGGTGTCCGTCACCGGGTACCGCGAGGCCGTGCGCGCGGCGGTCGAGCGGATGCGCGCGGGCGAGCTGGAGAAGGTGGTGCTCGCGCACGACCTGCTCGCGGTCGCGGACGTGGACATCGACCACCGGTTCGTGCTCGAAGGCCTCGCCCGGCGCTACCCCGAGTGCTGGGTGTACGCGGTGGACGGCCTGATCGGCGCCACGCCCGAGCTGCTGCTCCGGCGCAGCGGGTCCGTGGTCGACTCGCGGGTGCTGGCGGGCACCACGTGGCCGCACGACGGCATGTCGGACGACGAGCTGGCCGCCGCGCTGCTGTCGTCGGGCAAGAACCGCGACGAGCACGAGTACGCGGTGGCGTCGCTGGTGCAGACGCTGCGGCCGTTCTGCGAGACGATGTCGGTGGAAGGCCCTTCGGTGCTGCGGCTGCCGAACGTCTCGCACCTGTCCAGCGACGTCATCGGCACGCTCAGCGGCACGCCGTCGCTGCTCGCGCTGGGTGCGGCGCTGCACCCCACGGCGGCCGTCGGCGGCACGCCGCGCGCGGACGCCATCGCGATGATCGCGGAGCTGGAGGGCATGGACCGGGGTCGCTACGCGGGCCCGGTCGGCTGGATCGACGGCAACGGCGACGGCGAGCTCGGCATCGCGCTGCGCTGCGCGCAGGTGGACGGCCGCACGGCCCGCCTGTTCGCCGGCTGCGGCCTGGTCGCCGAGTCCGACCCCGACTCCGAGGTCCACGAGGCGCACGCCAAGATGCTGCCCTTCCGGGAAGCCCTCGAAGGCATGTGA
- the paaB gene encoding 1,2-phenylacetyl-CoA epoxidase subunit PaaB codes for MSSSWPLWEVFVRGKRGLNHVHVGSLHAPDAEMALRNARDVYTRRNEGVSIWVVPAAAITASSPDEKDPFFEPSGDKVYRHPTFYEIPEDVPHL; via the coding sequence ATGAGTTCGTCGTGGCCGCTGTGGGAAGTCTTCGTGCGCGGCAAGCGCGGGTTGAACCACGTGCACGTCGGGTCGCTGCACGCGCCGGACGCCGAGATGGCGCTGCGCAACGCGCGTGACGTCTACACCCGGCGCAACGAAGGCGTGTCGATCTGGGTGGTGCCGGCCGCGGCGATCACCGCGTCGTCGCCGGACGAGAAGGACCCGTTCTTCGAGCCCAGCGGGGACAAGGTGTACCGGCACCCGACGTTCTACGAGATCCCCGAGGACGTGCCGCACCTATGA
- a CDS encoding RNA polymerase sigma factor: MTTALDEPPDLRGPDVTAAFAELFDAHARRLRGYLAGRVGDAAADDLVAETFLVALKRRHSYDPDRAPVTGWLYGIATNLVREHVRRETRGRRAGLRAVGRPEPDHGGAVADRVDAQRHAELLAGALADLRDEDRDALLLTSWAGLSPSEVAAALGEPASTVRSRLHRVRTRLQALLTEENRDA, encoded by the coding sequence GTGACCACAGCACTGGACGAACCACCGGACCTGCGCGGGCCGGACGTCACGGCCGCGTTCGCCGAGCTGTTCGACGCGCACGCGCGGCGGCTGCGCGGCTACCTGGCGGGCCGGGTCGGCGATGCCGCGGCCGACGACCTCGTCGCCGAGACGTTCCTGGTGGCGTTGAAGCGGCGGCACAGCTACGACCCCGACCGCGCGCCGGTGACGGGCTGGCTCTACGGGATCGCCACCAACCTCGTGCGCGAGCACGTCCGCCGGGAGACCCGCGGCCGACGCGCGGGCCTGCGCGCGGTCGGCCGCCCCGAACCCGACCACGGCGGCGCGGTCGCCGACCGGGTCGACGCGCAGCGGCACGCCGAGCTGCTCGCCGGCGCCCTGGCCGACCTGCGCGACGAGGACCGGGACGCGCTCCTGCTCACGTCGTGGGCCGGGCTGAGCCCGTCCGAGGTGGCCGCCGCGCTCGGCGAGCCCGCCAGCACCGTCCGCTCCCGGCTGCACCGGGTCCGCACCAGGCTCCAAGCCCTGCTCACCGAGGAGAACCGCGATGCGTGA
- a CDS encoding inositol monophosphatase family protein, producing MTVLSSRPAQPVDPGLVSIALEIAGRLANDASDVIMATAGRGARPDDEASPFDWVTDTDRTLERHTRRVLTAEFPHIPVFCEDSDTDVASDAEFRWVVDPVDGTANYVAGVPWCAYSLALVDRWGPVVGVVADPYRAQIYAAARGRGMRANGTPVRLGDQAVSSIVCTEMTRTGPWPGMGGFISRAALAGTGVRVLGSKALAVAQVALGHAAAAVLDSYHEWDVAGAVALAVESGAAVLDRRGEDDPLPVDGLLVAVPEVAEEVLAWWQAASTSR from the coding sequence ATGACCGTCTTGTCGTCCCGGCCCGCGCAGCCCGTCGATCCCGGCCTGGTGTCGATCGCGCTGGAGATAGCGGGCCGACTCGCCAACGACGCGTCGGACGTGATCATGGCGACCGCCGGGCGGGGCGCGCGGCCCGACGACGAGGCGTCGCCGTTCGACTGGGTGACCGACACCGACCGGACGTTGGAGCGGCACACGCGGCGGGTGCTGACGGCCGAGTTCCCGCACATCCCGGTGTTCTGCGAGGACAGCGACACCGACGTGGCGAGCGACGCGGAGTTCCGCTGGGTGGTCGACCCGGTCGACGGGACCGCGAACTACGTCGCCGGGGTGCCCTGGTGCGCGTACAGCCTGGCGCTGGTCGACCGGTGGGGTCCGGTGGTCGGCGTGGTCGCGGACCCGTACCGGGCGCAGATCTACGCGGCGGCGCGGGGGCGCGGCATGCGGGCCAACGGCACGCCGGTGCGGCTCGGTGACCAGGCGGTGAGCTCCATCGTGTGCACGGAGATGACGCGGACCGGTCCGTGGCCGGGGATGGGCGGGTTCATCTCCCGGGCCGCGCTGGCGGGCACGGGCGTGCGGGTGCTGGGCTCGAAGGCCCTGGCCGTCGCCCAGGTGGCCCTCGGCCACGCCGCCGCCGCCGTCCTGGACAGCTACCACGAGTGGGACGTGGCGGGCGCGGTCGCCCTGGCCGTCGAGTCGGGCGCCGCCGTGCTGGACCGCAGGGGCGAGGACGACCCGCTGCCGGTGGACGGCCTGCTGGTGGCCGTGCCGGAGGTGGCGGAGGAAGTCCTGGCGTGGTGGCAGGCGGCGTCCACGTCCCGTTAG
- the paaA gene encoding 1,2-phenylacetyl-CoA epoxidase subunit PaaA has protein sequence MELEAQFERTVAAGQRVEPRDWMPDGYRKTLIRQIAQHAHSEIIGMQPEGNWISRAPSLRRKAILLAKVQDEAGHGLYLYAATETLGADRGELTEKLISGRQKYSSIFNYPTLSYADVGVIGWLVDGAAICNQVPLCRTSYGPYARAMIRICKEESFHQRQGYELLMTMMSGTDAQRAMVQESVNRWWWPSLMMFGPPDAESANTEQSMKWRIKRNTNDELRQKFVDMTVPQAEKLGVTLPDPELRWNAERGHHDFGQPDWDEFWQVVGGNGPTNAQRVEHRRKAHEDGEWVRAAAEAHAAKHAAQEGVA, from the coding sequence ATGGAGCTGGAGGCACAGTTCGAGCGCACCGTCGCGGCCGGGCAGCGCGTCGAACCGCGCGACTGGATGCCCGACGGTTACCGGAAGACGTTGATCCGGCAGATCGCCCAGCACGCGCACTCCGAGATCATCGGCATGCAGCCCGAGGGCAACTGGATCAGCCGCGCGCCGTCGCTGCGCCGCAAGGCGATCCTGCTGGCCAAGGTCCAGGACGAGGCCGGGCACGGGCTCTACCTGTACGCCGCCACCGAGACCCTGGGCGCGGACCGGGGCGAGCTGACCGAGAAGCTGATCTCGGGCCGGCAGAAGTACTCCTCGATCTTCAACTACCCGACGCTGTCCTACGCCGACGTCGGCGTGATCGGCTGGCTCGTGGACGGCGCCGCGATCTGCAACCAGGTGCCGCTGTGCCGCACGTCCTACGGGCCGTACGCGCGGGCGATGATCCGCATCTGCAAGGAGGAGTCCTTCCACCAGCGGCAGGGCTACGAGCTGCTGATGACGATGATGTCCGGCACCGACGCCCAGCGCGCGATGGTGCAGGAGTCGGTGAACCGCTGGTGGTGGCCCTCGCTGATGATGTTCGGCCCGCCGGACGCCGAGTCGGCCAACACCGAGCAGTCGATGAAGTGGCGGATCAAGCGCAACACCAACGACGAGCTGCGGCAGAAGTTCGTCGACATGACCGTGCCGCAGGCGGAGAAGCTGGGCGTGACGCTGCCCGACCCGGAGCTGCGCTGGAACGCCGAGCGCGGGCACCACGACTTCGGGCAGCCCGACTGGGACGAGTTCTGGCAGGTCGTGGGCGGCAACGGGCCGACCAACGCGCAGCGCGTCGAGCACCGGCGCAAGGCGCACGAGGACGGCGAGTGGGTGCGTGCCGCCGCCGAGGCGCACGCCGCCAAGCACGCGGCGCAGGAAGGTGTGGCATGA